The Couchioplanes caeruleus nucleotide sequence GGGCGGCGAGCGTGGCCGTCTCGCGCGGCACCGGGGGAGGGGCGCGAGGCCCGCACCCGGCGACGACAACAGGCAGATGGTCAACGCGGCAGCGCCTGCCTTGACACGCGACAGGACAACTCCCGTCATGACCGTTGTGACGAGGGCGACTCGCCGCCGGTTTCGTGGTCTGTCCCGGAGCCGGCAGAACGGCCGATGCACGCGCGCCGCATACCGACCGGGTGGCCGGCGACCGAGCGTCGGCCCGGCCACCAGCTGCCGGCCTGGCCACCGGCCACCGCCCACCGGCCCGGCCTTCGGCCCACTGCCCACCGGCCCGGCCACCAGCTGCCGGCCTGGCCACCGGCCGGCCATCGGCCCACCGACCTCATCCCGCTCGTCTGTCGGCGCAGGTTTGCTCGCCGAGCGGCTGTGGGGCGGTCGTTGCAGGTTCTGCCGTGGAGCGGGGCCGGGCGGCCGGTGGAGGTTCTACCCGTGGAAGGGGGTGGGCGGCCGGTGGAGGTTCTGCCCGTGGAGCGGGGCGTGGGACGGCCGGTGCAGGTTCAGCCCGTCGAGCGGCCGGCGCAGGGCCGGTTGGTCAGGTGGCCGCGGGGCGCTTCATCCGGCTCGCACCAATCGCGCCCCGCATTCCCACCGTCCGCATCCATCACGCCTGCAGCTGCCGCGTCTGTATCCGGCACCCTCGTGCGGCTTACCGGCTCAGTTTCGCACCCCCGCCTGCTCCGCCGCGGCCAGCAGGTTCTCCGCGGCCATCCGCAGACCTTCGACCTGGCCGTACGCCTGGTCCTCGTGTTCGATGTTCACCGCAATATCCGGATCCACCCGGTGCAACGCGCGCAGGAACGGCGCCCAGAAGTCTTCGACGTCGTGGCCTCGCCCGACTGCCACGAACTCCCAGGCCGGGCTCGTGGGCCACTGGTTGAGGGTGTTGCGGCCGCCGAGACCGACGGGGTTGCGGTCGGCGGGCGTACGGGTGAAGCGGTCGTCGAGGACGCCGTGGAGTTTGGCGTTGTCGGCGTTGATGCGGGTGTCCTTGGCCGCCGCGTGGAAGACGAGGTCGCCCAGGTGGTCGACGCAGGCGACCGGGTCCATGCCCTGCCAGAAGAGGTGGCTCGGGTCCATCTCGGCGCCGATGTGGGTGGCGTTGGTCTGTTCGACCAGGCGGCGCAGGGTGGCCGGGTTGAAGACGAGGTTGTGCGGGTGCATCTCGATGCAGATCTTCACGTCGGCGGCGGCCGCGCGGGCGTTGATGTCCTTCCAGAACGGTACGGCGACCTGCTGCCACTGGTAGTCGAGGATGTCGAGGA carries:
- a CDS encoding sugar phosphate isomerase/epimerase family protein, producing MRLGAYTACLHDRSLDETLKILGELGLTGAEINAGGFVPAPHLPIDDLLASAGAREDYLGRFAQAGITLTGLNVNGNPLNPDPLVGPQHAADLHRAIDVAAALGVRRVVTMSGLPQGHPGDTTANWIVNPWDSQFLDILDYQWQQVAVPFWKDINARAAAADVKICIEMHPHNLVFNPATLRRLVEQTNATHIGAEMDPSHLFWQGMDPVACVDHLGDLVFHAAAKDTRINADNAKLHGVLDDRFTRTPADRNPVGLGGRNTLNQWPTSPAWEFVAVGRGHDVEDFWAPFLRALHRVDPDIAVNIEHEDQAYGQVEGLRMAAENLLAAAEQAGVRN